The following nucleotide sequence is from Tardiphaga sp. 709.
ACGATCCAAAAATCATATCACAATCGTGACAGCGGGGGCAGTTTATGAGTGACCAGACGATGTCGACGGCCCCGGCCATCGGAGCCCGCCGGGTCATCCTGGTGGCGTCCGCCGGGCTGCTGGCCTTCGAGCGGCTGGCTCTGATGGGCCTGATGTATCTGCTGACGGCGCTGATCCTGGTGAATGTCGTCACCCGCTATTCGCACTTCCCGATCTACTGGATCGATGAGTCGGCGGTGTATTCGGTGGTCTGGCTGACCTTCATCGGCGCCTCCGCGATGACCCGCCTGCGGCTCGACTTTGCGGTCACCATGATGACCGAACGTCTGTCGGCCAGAAGTCAGCAGATCTTCAAGATTATCGCCACGAGCACGGTGATCGTGTTCGGTGTCGGCCTGATCGTCACCTGCATGCTCTGGATGGACCCGATCGGCCTTGCGCAAGCAGGCTTCGACGCGAAGAAGTTCGCGGGCCAGACCTTCAATTTTCTCTACACCGAGCGCACCCAGACGCTGAACTGGCCGACATGGGTCCTCTATCTGACGCTGCCCATTTTCGCGGTGTCGATCACCATCCATGGCATTGCAGAATCTGCTCGAGGACCTCGGCCTCGTCGCCAAGGTGCCGCCGAAAGGCTTCCAGCTCTCCGAACTCGACGGGGTGAACTGATATGATCACCTTCGCCGCATTCACGGTGATCATGCTGGTCGGCGTGCCGATCGGTCTTTGCCTTTGCCTCGCCGGCTTCGTCTACATCATGGCGTCCGGCAATCCGGTGCTGTTCCAGTCCTATCCGCTGCAACTGTTCGGCGGCGTCGACAGCTACGGTCTGATCGCGATCCCGCTGTTTATCCTGATCGGCGAGATTATGAATGGCGGCGGCATCACCAAGCGCATCGTCGACATGGCGATGGCCTTTGTCGGCTCACTGAAGGGCGGACTGGCTTACGTCAACATTCTCGCCAATATGTTCATCTCCTCCATTCTCGGCTCGGCGACCGCACAGGTCGCGATCATGGCGCAGATCATGGTCCCGGAAATGGAAAAGAAAGGCTACGACAAGACCTTCGCTGCCGGTCTCACCGCCTACGGCGGCATGCTCGGCCCGATCATTCCGCCGTCGGTAATGTTCGTGGTCTACAGCGTGCTGGCGCAGGTGTCGGTCAGCGACATGTTGATCGCGGGCATCATTCCCGGTGTCATCCTCACAGTGATGTTCTGTGTCGTCATCGCGCTGATGGGCTACGTCTACAACTATCCGCGTGCGGACTATCAGACGCCGAAACAGCGTGTGATGACCATCCTGCGCACCTCGCCGACACTTTTGATTCCCATCGTCATCGTCGGCTCCATCCTTGGCGGCCTTGCGAATGCGACAGAATCGGCTGCGGTCGGCGCAGTCGCTGCTGCTGTTGTTGGCAAATACTGGACCAAGGAATTCGAGTGGTCGCAGCTACCGCAGATGATGCTGCGCTCCGGTATCTATTCGGCGATCGTGCTGTTTCTTGTGGCCGCGGCCGCCGTGTTTTCCTGGGTCTTGATCTTCGGCAAGGTGCCGCAGGAGACCGCCGCCTGGATCCAGACTGTTGCCAAGGATCCGATCAGCTTCATGCTGATCTGCAATGTCATCCTGCTGGTCATCGGCACGGTGATCGACGGCGTGCCCGGCCTGATCATGACCGTGCCGATCCTGCTGCCGGTGGCGACCGAGATCTACCACATCGACCCGCGTCACTTCGGCGTGGTCGTCGTGATCAATCTCGTGCTCGGATTGCTGTCGCCGCCGGTCGGACTCTGTTTCTTCGTCGCCGCCGCCGTCACAGGCGCCAAGCCCGGCAAGATGTTCATGGTGACGCTGCCGTTCTTCTTCATCTCCTGCATCCTGTTGGTGCTGCTCTCCCTCTATCCGTATCTGTCTCTCGCCCTCATCAAGTAAGCCCCATACCCATCAAGGAGCCTCTGTCATGACCATCTCACGTCGTCGCTTCCTCGCCGCATCGGCAGCTGCTTCGGTGTTTGCGCCGTCGCTCGCATTGGCGCAGGCCAAGGAGCTGCGTCTCGGCCTGATCACGCCGAACGGCCATTCCTGGAACAAGGCTGCGCTGAAGCTCGCCGATCAACTCAAGGAAGAGACCAAGGGCCGTCTCACCATGACGGTGTT
It contains:
- a CDS encoding TRAP transporter large permease, yielding MITFAAFTVIMLVGVPIGLCLCLAGFVYIMASGNPVLFQSYPLQLFGGVDSYGLIAIPLFILIGEIMNGGGITKRIVDMAMAFVGSLKGGLAYVNILANMFISSILGSATAQVAIMAQIMVPEMEKKGYDKTFAAGLTAYGGMLGPIIPPSVMFVVYSVLAQVSVSDMLIAGIIPGVILTVMFCVVIALMGYVYNYPRADYQTPKQRVMTILRTSPTLLIPIVIVGSILGGLANATESAAVGAVAAAVVGKYWTKEFEWSQLPQMMLRSGIYSAIVLFLVAAAAVFSWVLIFGKVPQETAAWIQTVAKDPISFMLICNVILLVIGTVIDGVPGLIMTVPILLPVATEIYHIDPRHFGVVVVINLVLGLLSPPVGLCFFVAAAVTGAKPGKMFMVTLPFFFISCILLVLLSLYPYLSLALIK